From Eschrichtius robustus isolate mEscRob2 chromosome 7, mEscRob2.pri, whole genome shotgun sequence, a single genomic window includes:
- the ZNF25 gene encoding zinc finger protein 25: MKKFRGPVTFKDVTVEFTQEEWQLLDAAQRTLYREVMQENYRHLISVGYCVNKPNAVFKLKQGKEPWILEVEFPCRNYPEDLWNTHDQGARYQESQAKNSRNGELKKHQKTHTNEKAYKCNECGKSFCQKSVLIIHEHTHSKDKPSECGKSVSRNGDLTRQQKTPTREKTYECKECKKTFYHLSSLSRHLRTHAGEKPYECNQCEKSFYQKPHLMEHQKTHTGEKPYECTECGKFFYVKAYLMVHQKTHTGEKPYECKECRKSFSQKSHLTVHQRTHTGEKPYKCKECGKFFSRNSHLKTHQRTHTGEKPYECRECGKCFYQKSALTVHQRTHTGEKPFECNKCGKNFYYKSDLTKHQRKHTGEKPYECNECGKSFSVNSVLRLHQRTHTGEKPYECKECGKSFSQKSHFVIHQRKHTGEKPYECQECKETFFQKSKLTAHQKTHTKGKAYKEYKLGSSSV; the protein is encoded by the exons ATGAAGAAGTTCCGG GGACCAGTAACATTCAAGGATGTTACTGTAGAATTCACCCAGGAGGAGTGGCAGTTGCTGGATGCTGCTCAGAGGACCCTGTATAGGGAAGTGATGCAGGAGAACTATCGTCACCTCATCTCAGTGG GTTATTGTGTGAATAAGCCAAATGCAGTCTTCAAGTTGAAGCAAGGAAAAGAGCCATGGATATTAGAAGTAGAATTTCCATGTCGGAACTACCCTG AAGACCTATGGAATACTCATGACCAAGGAGCAAGATACCAGGAAAGCCAAGCTAAAAATTCAAG GAATGGAGAACTCAAAAAACATCAGAAAACTCATACCAATGAGAAAGCCTATAAATGCAATGAATGTGGAAAGTCCTTCTGCCAGAAGTCTGTCCTCATAATACATGAGCATACTCATTCAAAGGACAAAcccagtgaatgtgggaaatctgTCTCTCGGAATGGAGACCTCACAAGACAACAGAAAACTCCTACCAGAGAGAAGACCTATGAATGTAAAGAATGTAAGAAAACTTTCTACCACCTGTCATCTCTCAGTAGACATTTGAGAACTCATGCAGGAGAGAAACCCTACGAATGTAATCAGTGTGAGAAATCCTTCTACCAGAAGCCACACCTCATGGAACATCAGAAaacacacacaggagagaaaccctatgaatgtactGAATGTGGGAAGTTCTTCTACGTTAAGGCATACCTCATGGTACATCAGAAAACACACACAGGGGAGAAACcatatgaatgtaaggaatgtagGAAATCCTTTTCCCAGAAATCACACCTCACAGTACATCAGAGAACACATACAGGGGAGAAACCCtataaatgtaaggaatgtgggaaattcTTCTCTAGAAATTCACACCTCAAAACTCATCAGAGAACTCACacgggagagaaaccctatgaatgtaggGAATGTGGGAAATGCTTCTACCAGAAGTCAGCCCTAACAGTACATCAGCGAACTCACACAGGGGAGAAACCCTTTGAATGTAATAAATGTGGAAAAAACTTTTACTATAAATCAGACCTCACTAAACATCAGAGAAAACACACAGGGGAGAAGCcctatgaatgtaatgaatgtggtaaatCTTTCTCTGTGAATTCCGTCCTCAGATTACATCAAAGGACTCACACaggggagaaaccctatgaatgtaaagaatgtgggaaaTCCTTCTCTCAGAAATCACATTTTGTCATACATCAGAGAaaacacacaggagagaaaccctatgaatgtcaGGAGTGTAAGGAAACTTTTTTCCAGAAATCAAAACTCACTGCACATCAGAAGACACACACAAAGGGAAAAGCTTATAaagagtataaattgggaagttCTTCTGTCTGA